The sequence GGCGGCGACCGACTCGTCCAGTCCATCCCCCATAGTGGCCATCGCAGACAACAGTCCCGGTGTTACGTATAGGCGTGCAAAAACAACGGCGCGCGGCTTCCGAAACCGTCGCCACCACGCCGGTGACACCTACCGTACCTGTCGGGACCACTCGATTCCGTTGACGGTCGCGCTGCGGTCTTGCCCGTGAGCCGACCTGCGGCAACGGACGCTACCGCACCGGCGGGCATTCCGGCGACCATCGAAATACCGGAGCCGATCGGCAGACCGCCCACAACATGACACGCCACACCGGCGTGACCGGCGTGGCGTGTTCGATGGTCAGAGACAGTGTGTAACGGGTGATATCGGACCATTCAGGAGACGAGGCCCCGCCGGAAACCGTGCGCGACAGCCTGGGCGCGGTCACGCACACCGAGCTTGCGGAACAAGCGGCGGGCATGGGTCTTCACGGTGTCCTCGGAGAGATACAGCTCGCGACCAATCTGGCCGTTGCTCTTGCCCTGGCTCATGCCACGGAGCACCTGGAGTTCGCGCTCGGTGAGCTGGACACCGGGGTCGGAGGGCTGGCGTGGCGCAGGCACGGATGTGCTGGCCAACGTGTGGGCGAGCGCGGCGACGAGTTCGGGACGCGAGGCGTCCCACCGCAGGTAACCTCGGGCACCGCCGGCGATGGCAGCCGCGATGCTGCCCGCATCGTCCGGCGCGCCGAACACGATCACGTTTGCCTGCGGGTTGGCCGAGACCAGCCGCCGCGTGGCCTCCACACCGGTCGGCACGGCACGCTGCGTGCCTACGAGCACGACATCGACCGGCTGCCGGGAGTACCTGGCAAGCAACTCGTCACCGTGCGCTACACAGTCGATGCGACTGACGCCGGGAACAGCGGACATCACGCGCGTGAGCCCTTCGCGGACACTGCGTCGGTCGTCGCAGATCAAGACCGTCGTCACAGGGGTTCCTTCCTGCAGCCGGGTGACATTCCTCTTCCCCTATCGGACGCTTTAGGTGTCACCTTGACACGATCCGGTGGCTTTTTTTGAAGGAATCTTCCCCCGGATGTCGGCATGCCCCATATCTCCCTGGAAAAGGCCTAGATCGGCACCCATGGCGAGTCGCGAGCCAGACGCCGTCCCACCGGATCGGTTGACGCCAACAGTGCACTCAACTCGTCGGTAACTCTGGAGCGACTCCAAACAGCTTGTTCTGGTTCGAGATCGGCGAAAAGGAGGAGTGCGGGCCAGGTCAGTGATCGCCATCCGTTTCTTCGTGCTTCCGTCAAAGCGGCGCCGACGAGTTCTCTGGCGCGTTGCCTCCTATCAGGCCCGCCCGATTCGCCCGGCCGGCCCAGCCCGCCGGGCCTGCCTGACTTCCCCAACACACCAGCCCTGCCCTTCTGCCCCCCTTGCCCGTCCGGCTCGCGTTGCCTGTCCGGCCCCCTCCGCTCGTCCGAAGCGACCAGCGCGGCCCCGAGCACCAGTTGCGACTTCGCCACGTGCCGGGCCGCACCGCGCGCCTCCG comes from Saccharomonospora xinjiangensis XJ-54 and encodes:
- a CDS encoding response regulator transcription factor — encoded protein: MTTVLICDDRRSVREGLTRVMSAVPGVSRIDCVAHGDELLARYSRQPVDVVLVGTQRAVPTGVEATRRLVSANPQANVIVFGAPDDAGSIAAAIAGGARGYLRWDASRPELVAALAHTLASTSVPAPRQPSDPGVQLTERELQVLRGMSQGKSNGQIGRELYLSEDTVKTHARRLFRKLGVRDRAQAVAHGFRRGLVS